The DNA sequence TCGAAGGGCAGCTTGTCAAATGTTATACACCGTGTTCCCCAAAGCGCAATGAAAACATCTTTTGACACCCATGATGTACAGGGAGGTCCTTTACCCATGTATGCCACATCCTTCCAAACCAGCTTCCTGGACTCCAACACGGACGCCAAATCGTCGACGGGCTCGGCTCCCACCCGCATCACCTGGCAGCCCGTCCGCTCGGCCAGTCTGTCGGCCAACGTCCTCTCCACCGGGTCCTCGGCGGTGGTCAACAGCACCACCTGCCGACGAGCACGCACGTCAATCGAGAAGACTCGGGCGGAGGTTCGGGACGGGCGTGTCGACGACCTCCACGTCCTCTTTTTGCAGCAGGCGAATGCCGGCGACGTCTCGGCCGCTGATGGAGATCATCTCCTCTGCGGCCGCGGACAGGTAGATCTTTCCATCCGTTAAACATCCCGACACGTTACAGAACATCAGCCGAACCACCTCCGGAGTCCCCCGGCCAAAGTAGCCGTAACTGCGAGACGAAGCGCACGTAGGCTGAGACGGTCGTGCGCGGGAAGAAAATGTCTCCTTACCGGAGGACTCGCTGCTCTGCGACAGGCCAGTCGATGTCCACGTCGATGTCCACGCTGTATTCGGGAAGCATCTCGTAGTAGGACACCTTCGCACCCTGCAAACGCACGCAACAGCGGTCCagttagggttgcaaaattctgtgagtttttcaaagttggaagGTTTCCATTAGAATTAGCCAGGAATTTACGACATTGAACCTCACTAATGTCCCCTGGAAATTCCCCAGAAATGTTCCACCCCTTCGCAACCCTCACCACAGAGTTTGAGTTCACCTGCAGGACTCCTTGCTCGTTGATGAGCTCTTTGGTGCTAAAGTAGAAAGAGCCGTTTTCACACAGCTCGCCGTCCCAGTCCTGACGGCGTGGACGGTTGGCCGTGTCCAGGTTCAGGGCTCTGGTCAAGTCACCGGCTGAGAAGAGGACCAGTACTTAGCAGTAAGAGCGGCAGAACGACAAGAGCGGCACGTGCGTTTACCTACATCCCTTCTTGACCTCCTGCCAGCGGAAGTGGTGCCTCCGGACCACCGAGAAGACTGAGTCGAAGCCCTGCACGGTGATCAACTCCAAGGCCTCTTTGATGTGGAACGGGTGGAGACAGGGCGACGTGGCCTGGATGTGGCACAGAATGTCCACctctgcaaacaaaaacattgcctTTCCTTCATTAAACTGGAGGCTAAGCCAGCAGGGTGCaccctggtcgccagccaacggCAAGGCTTCGTTTATTCAGACAAACAACGGGCTGCTCCGTCTCTATTCCGTACGTGGATTGAGTCGCAGAAACTCCTGGATGGTTTCCAGCGAAGACGAAGAGTCTCGCGAGACTTCGGGACTCCGGCGGTGCACCTCAGCCCCCCAGGCCCGGGCCACCTGCTCGATCTTGTCGTGGTCGGTTGACACCCACACACTGTGAACATGGAATATTTATGATTAGGAACCAGTTGGCCTTTGCACCAGATGTTGTGCCTGTTGTACTTATCCACAAAAAGCCTGTTTACTGTTTGCTTCAAATTTATATTCATCGCGGGTCACGTTgcagctattttattttatttttttctgcactgtgtttgtttccaGACTGTGCGAGGCACCTCCACTTTTTTTGTCCTTAAACTAATATCGATGACAGAAACTGAAAACCTATCTGCGGGATTATCTGTTTGGTTTGTTTCACTTTGAATGATGACAACAGGCATGAATGCTCATTCAAAATAATCCCGCTCTTTGTTGTGACAGAAAAGTCACCTGAAGAAAACCTTAGTTTATTTGCCAGTCAAGTTGGCTGAAAAAAACACATCCAATTCATCAGATCAGATTTCAAAAAGGTTTTGCAGTTTCAGCCATCCATATGTACTTATCTATTATCAAATGTAATTATACTGTGATGTCACTGTATTAAGTGttaattatttaatatattttgaataaaatatttagGTACAACTCAACAAATTAGAATACATTGGAAGTCCaaatatttcagtactcatacattttttaacactggacaaatatttttcagagagcaaattcctgcctaatttctacattagaAATCACtttcattgtttcttgttttgttacGTATTATGCGAGTTTCTCGAAATGGTGGATTTGGGGGTTTCTTTTGCTGTGAACTATAACCATCCAAATTATACGcgtatttaaatacattttaaaaaagatgaaatatttcacttgtAGTGTGCGTAGTGCATCTCTAAAGTGAGCTTGAGTTTTTGACCGAAACTAGTGAACTCAATGAATCTTTTGCCACTTTTCTAAGTCCTTGGGCTGCGGTGTAAGTAAGTAAGGTGCGCCTGTACCTGTCGAACATGTCAGAGTCCAGCGCGGCTCTCAGGACCCAACCGATGAGCGGCACCCCGGCCAGCATCTTGATGTTCTTCAGGGGGATGCCTTTGCTTCCGCCCCTGGCCAGGACGAGTGCGGCGACGTGTCTCTTCTCGCTCGCCGCTTTGCTCAGCTTGCCGCCGGCCACCTGGTCGCCGTCCACGAATCTCTTCCGAGAGGACATGGTGACTAGTTCGAGCGGCGCTTACACTTTGGACTCGGACGAAGTGACGCTTCCGGGTTGCACTCGGACGGAGTGACGTATCCGGGTTGCACTTTTCTTCGATGCTTTTAGCACAGGAGCGCTCCCTGTCGGTCAGTTGGAGTAAAGTGTGTTTGGAAATTAGATCATCGACACGAGAttgtttttgatatttttattttttttactaatctATCCGTTCGTCttttttctatagcacttattCTCATGACGGCACGGGAGTCTGTCAGCTGAATTTTGGTGGCCTTAGGCGAGATACACCCTttactggttgacagccaattgCAAATCAACAACCAATCAATGTCGAGGCACATGGAAACAGCCGACAAGTCGTCAGTTAATGGCAATTGGACCGACGTCATTTTCGTCTTTAGTTTCGATatacatgaaatatttttgaggGTTGAGTGCTGAAAACAAgtgcaaagacagaacaattTTGTATGGTACTAAATAGTTGAgatttgtatccatccatccatccattttctgagccgcttctcctcacacgggtcgcgggcgtgctggagcctatcccagctgtcatcggacaggaggcggggtacaccctgaactggttgccaaccaatcgcagggcacatacaaacaaacaaccatttgtactcacagtcacacctacgggcaatttatagtctccaattcatggatgtttttggaatgtgggaggaaaccggagaaaacccacacagccacggggagaacatgcaaactccacacaggcagggccggggattgaacccgggttctcagaattgtgaggctgacgctctaaccagtcgtccaccgtgccgctttgaGATTTTCAGCATCTCTCAATTTGGtggattttaaaaattttattttatatttttttgtttgttttgtttatttatatattttatttatttttttgttttgttttgttttttgtgcgaGGCTAAAACAACGAAAGGGAACTTGGCTGTTTATTAGTTTCGCTAGCACGCGAGCTAACCAGCTAGTTAGCTTAGGAGCTAGCTcgctaatcagaatcatctttatttgccaagtatgtccaataaacacacaaggattttttttccggtagctggagccgctctagtatgacaacagacagtcgattgacggagaacacttttgatgcataaagacattgagaaaaaaagtcactgagtaataaagggttgctagttatctggtaatgccgggacatttttttggggtgtttttttttggacaattgtgcaaaaagatgtaaaGTCTTCTAGCAATTATAGCAGTTTGAATgcctaatatagcaatagtccggtgcaatgaccattgtgcaaagggcgccgagacttcaagttgtgtatgcagtttaaagtgacgagtagcgcgatcatctgggacaatgttgattgtgcaaatgttgcagatactcctcaatcagtgtgcaagtggtgcagatgctactctggcatgagtggccagtattggtcaacaacagatatgcaaatagtgcagcgggCTCGTCGTAAACGTCAGCGCCTCCCTCGGAATCGTTTGTGGCTCTCCCCACATAACAGAGACAAGTACAGGGAAGCTAACAGTTTATTAACCAGAACCACAACGGCACACcttattcagccagtagctgACTACAGACACTGAACACATATTTTTGACAAGTAGCGGGCCGTCTCCGGTGCTTCTAGCGGACACGTCCGCATTGTCCTGCTTCTCGATGGCGGGCCTTATtgttcatgatttcagagccttattttacatacattgtcatttttatttttttattcattcaaatttggcaggctttttaaaaacacttctctTTGTGTCAAAATGACATTATTTGGCCAATTGTGCATCTTTAATGTCAGCGCAAATGTAGCCCAACAGTGCTGCAGCATTAAGTAGAGTACAGCaatctttttctctctcacacacacacacacacacacacacgggtatGCTACCTGACCAGTATTTCCTCCCATCATGAAGGAATTAAGCCCAACTAAAATGCATGCGAGTATAGTCCCTCACAGTTGACTTTGCAACCCCAAAAGCGTTTGTTAATGTGAGTAGTTTAACATTCAGTAATTTGTCCACGTTGGCCAAAAGCATTGTAAGGCAAGAGGCCGAAGGTCAGGGAGATGAG is a window from the Phycodurus eques isolate BA_2022a chromosome 23, UOR_Pequ_1.1, whole genome shotgun sequence genome containing:
- the cmasa gene encoding N-acylneuraminate cytidylyltransferase A encodes the protein MSSRKRFVDGDQVAGGKLSKAASEKRHVAALVLARGGSKGIPLKNIKMLAGVPLIGWVLRAALDSDMFDSVWVSTDHDKIEQVARAWGAEVHRRSPEVSRDSSSSLETIQEFLRLNPQVDILCHIQATSPCLHPFHIKEALELITVQGFDSVFSVVRRHHFRWQEVKKGSGDLTRALNLDTANRPRRQDWDGELCENGSFYFSTKELINEQGVLQGAKVSYYEMLPEYSVDIDVDIDWPVAEQRVLRYGYFGRGTPEVVRLMFCNVSGCLTDGKIYLSAAAEEMISISGRDVAGIRLLQKEDVEVVLLTTAEDPVERTLADRLAERTGCQVMRVGAEPVDDLASVLESRKLVWKDVAYMGSDVPDVDCLILAGLSAVPANAPVVAINACKYTCHGVGGNGVVREFAEHILLQKAKAKSQMRQDRIN